GCACTAGAAATAGCGACAATCTTGTTAGCCATACTTTTTCTTGTCCCTTTCTACTATGTGATTGTCAACTCGCTAAAGAGTTTTGCAGAAATACTATTAAATGCATCTGCACTACCGACAGAAATCAAATGGAGTAACTATACGGTAGCTGCAGAACGAATTCAATATGGAAAAGTATTTTTAAATTCTTTAATTATCACTGCGCTTAGTAATGTTGTAATTGTAGTCTTTTGCTCGATGGCTGCCTATAAGCTTGTCCGAAGCACTAGTAAGTTAAGTAATATCATTTTTATCATGTTTGTGGCGGCAATGGTTATTCCATTTCAATCGATAATGATCCCGCTAATTCGTGTAACAAGTAATCTTGGACTATTAAATAGCATATACGGGATTGTCATTATGTATTTAGGGTTTGGTTCGGGGCTTGCTATCTTTTTATATCATGGGTTCATTAAATCAATCCCTAAAGAGCTTGAAGAAGCAGCAATCATTGACGGATGTAGTCCATTCGGAGTGTTCTGGCGGATTGTTTTTCCGTTATTGAAACCGATTACAGTAACCATTGTGATTTTAAACAGTCTCTGGATTTGGAATGACTTTTTATTACCATTACTAGTTTTACAGGACGTAAGCTTGCGTACGATTCCACTTGCGACCTTCTACTTTTTTGGTGAATATACAAAGCAATGGGATTTAGCACTAGCGGCGTTGGTATTAGGAATTGTACCGCTACTAATCTTTTTCTTCTTAATGCAAAAACATATTATTAAAGGAATTACTTCAGGCTCTATTAAGTAAATCAAGGCTGGTGTATAGTGGGGATAACGCCCACTTCACATAAAAAAACGATATCAGGGGGTAACAAAATGAAGAAATTTAGTTTACTAGCATTAATAATTTCTTTCATGCTACTTTTCACAGCATGTGGTGGCAATTCAGGTACTGAAACAACATCAAGTGATACAAACAATCAACCAAAACAAACGGAAAAACAAACAGATACAGCAAAAGACCCAGTTACTATTAACATGTTCCAATTTAAAGTGGAAATTGCTGATGACCTTGCTAAAATGGCAAAGGAATATGAGGCGCTTAATCCACACGTTAAGTTAAATATCCAAACTGTTGGTGGAGGAGCTGATTATGGTGCAGCTTTGAAAACACAGTTTGCATCAGGGAATGCACCTGACATCTTCAATAACGGTGGTTTTACAGAAGCAGAAACTTGGTTAGAGCATTTAGAAGATTTATCTGATCAACCTTGGGTTAAACATGTGTTTGAAAATGCAAAAGCTCCAATGACGATTGATGGAAAAATTTATGGTCAACCACTTAACCTTGAAGGTTACGGTTTTATCTATAACAAAGATTTATTTGCTCAAGCAGGTATTACTGAACTACCTAAAACACTAGATGAATTAGAAGCTGCTGCACAAAAACTACAAGATGCTGGCATTACTCCATTTTCAGTAGGTTATGGTGAGTGGTGGGTAATTGGAATTCACTTAGCAAACATTCCTTTTGCACAACAAGATAATCCAGATGCATTTATTCAAGCTCTAAACGATGGAACAGCAAAAATTCAAGAAAATGATAAATTTAAACAATTCATGGACTTATTTGATCTAACAATCAAATTTGGAAACAGCAATCCATTAACAACAGATTACAATACACAAGTTACCCAATTTGCGGCTGGTCAAACAGCTATGATGCAACAAGGAAACTGGACGAACAACATGATTTATGACATTAATCCTGGAATTAACATTGGTTTCTTACCTATTCCAATCAACAATGATGCAAAAGCTATGGATAAACTAGCTGTAGGTGTACCAAATAACTGGGTAATTAACAAGAACTCGCCAGTTAAAGAAGAAGCTAAAGCTTTCTTAGATTGGATGGTAAGCTCAGAGATCGGTCAAGATTACCTAGTAAACAAATTTAAGTTCATCCCTGCGTTTGATAACATTAAAGCAGATGGCTTAGGTTCTTTAGCAGATGACATCTTAACGTATTCTAGTCAAGATAAAACATTATCTTGGAACTGGTTTAAGTATCCAGATGGAGTAGCTAATGAGTTTGGTTCTATCATGCAAGCTTACATTGGTGGGCAAAAGACTAGTGAGCAAATGCTAACGGATTTCCAAGCTGCATGGGATAATTTAAAGAAGTAACAATTTGAAGAAGATGTGAGAGTACATTCGTACTTTTCACGTCTTTTTCCTATTAAACTGATGTTTAAAAAAGTATAGCTAAACCATTAAATACTATATATGATATAACTAGAAATTAATCATGACATGGGGTGAGCGGTTGAGTATTAAATATAAACTAACGATATTCTTATTAATTGTTACGCTCATACCAGGGTTAACAGCAATTGTTACTACTTATTTTTATACAAAAGAGAAAGTCAAAGATCACTTCATTGAGGAAAATGTTAAGGTCATTTCTCAGGGGAAATATGATATTCGTGATTACTTCCTATCCATCACTGAAATTCCGTTAAGCCTTTATGCCAATCGAAAATTTATGAATGTTATGGAACAAGGGATCTCCAACGACATAGATATTGCACAAGAGGAAGTTAAGCGTTCGTTGCTAAATCTTTATTTTACAAGAAAAGAAATAGAGCAAATCTATTTATACGTTGATAAGGGACAAGACGCTTATACTGTTTATAATACGAAGGTTAGTAGTAGAGGAAAGGTTGAAAATAAACTCCTAAATGACTATTTCGAAAAGCTGATAAATGAACGAAGCTACTTTATACTTGAGCCTACCCATGATATTTATAGCTACAATAATCAATCAGATATTCCGAGAACTAATGTAAAACCAGTAGTTAGCTTTCATCATGCATTAAATGAGGTAACTTCGGGAAAACTTCTCGGTTTTATTTCGATTGATATTGATATAGCAGCTGTGAAAACCATATCAGATCGCTTATATTTTTCTGAAGGTGAACAGTTTTATCTTATAAGCGGGAACAATGAGGTAGTCTATTCGTCTGATAGTGATTTAATTGGAACATTCATAGACGATCGACCTTGGCTACAGCAGATACGACAGCAAAATGAAATGAGTTTTGAATGGAAGGATGACTCGTTTGGTGGTGTTTTTGTTTATGATCAATTACCCGCCCCTTTTGAAAAGTGGATGATCGTAAAAGGAATTTCTAATGAGAGAATGTATAGCGGTGCTCAGTCAATTGCGAGAATGAATATATACATTCTATTATTCTTCTTTTTACTTAGTGCTTTTGCCACATTACTCGTTGCTATCAAGCTTATTTCTCCAATTAAAATTCTTATTGAAAATATGAAAAAGGTAGAGAAAGGTAGATTAGAAGTTGATTTTCAATCGTTAGGTAAGGACGAATTTGGGCAATTAGGCTATCATTTTAAATCCATGGTTAATCAAATCAATGAGTTAATTGTTCGGAAATACCGCTTAGAGATTGAAAACAAATCTAACCAAATTCGTGTATTACAGTCGCAAATAAACCCTCATTTTTTATATAACTCGTTACAATCAATCGGAACAATTGCTTTACGAAATAAGGTCCCGGAAATTTATACTTTAATAACCTCTTTATCTAGCATTATGAGGTATAGCATGAACATTGATGAAGATGTTGTTCCATTAACAAAAGAAGTCAATCATGTAAATGCGTATTTATCTTTGCAGAAACAACGCTTTCAGGAGAGACTGTTCTACTCAATAACTGTAGATGATGAGTTGAAGAAAATCATGGTTCCGAAGATGATTTTACAACCAGTTGTTGAGAATTACTTCAAGCATGGCTTCGAAATGAGTAACCTTACTGGAAAGATTGATATTCAGATTTTAAAAGAAAAAGAACGACTAACCATACTCATTGAAGATAATGGATTAGGGGTTACTGAAGAGCGATTAAAAGAAATTGAGCTTATGTTAACAAAAGGAATTAAACTTGCGAAAGCTGAAACAACGAGTATTGGATTACAAAATGTCTATGAGCGCCTCGAGCTCTATTATGGGGAAAAAGGATTAATGAAGGTAGGGAATCGAGAAGGCGGAGGCTTTAAGGTGACACTTGCAATACCCTTATATCGTATAGGAGTTGAGGAAGATGAAAGCAATAATCGTTGATGATGAGGTGCATGTGAGGGAAGGGATTCGACTTTTGGCCCTATGGGATATCTTTGGAATTACAGATATTTATGAAGCGGTTGATGGTGATGAGGCAATTTCTTTGATTCAAAAGCATAAACCTAGCATTATTTTTACCGATATGAAAATGCCAAACAAAGATGGGATTAGCCTATTAAAGTGGATACAAGAACAACAGTCACTTACGAGTAAGACGATTGTGATTAGCGGATATGATGATTATCAATATATGCGTAAAGCGATCACATATGGTAGTTTCGATTATATTTTAAAACCAATTGATCCTGAAATCCTTAATGAAACACTTGAAAAAGCTGTGACCCAGTTAATAGAAGAAGAGAAGAAGCGGAAGTTGTCTAATGTTAATCCTTTTAAGGAAGCTATTTTTCTAGAGGAAGAACATAGCTCTATCCATGAGATAGAAGCATTTATTCGCGATAACTATCAAAAGGAAATCAAGCTTCAAGAAATCTCTGAACGGTTCTTTTTAAGTAGGGAGTATATCTCGAGAAAATTTAAGCAAGTTTATGGCGAAACAATTTCTGATTATGTGCTGAAAATTCGAATTGAAAATGCAAAGGTTTTGCTGAAAAATCCTACGATAAAAGTGTATGAAATTTCAAGTATGATTGGGTATCAAGACGATAAATATTTTCGGAAAGTATTTAAAAAACAAACGGGAATTACCCCAACAGAATTCCGTAACCAAAACGAGAGATAAACTTCCAACTCATCTCCTAGATACATTGTTAAGCACTTGTTATATAATAAAGTTGTAATGAAAAAGGCAAACTTATTGAAAGATAAGGACGCAAAACTATGGGCCTAAGGGAAGTGAATTCCTACGGTTGCCAAGTTGCCATGTTCCTCTTAGAGGGTCTATGGCCAAATGAGAGGAGAGCTAATATGAAAAAAATAGTGGTAATGTTTATGGTCGTTTTAATGGTGGTATCAGGCATGAATGCCATTCAAGCTCAGAAGCCTTTTGTGGTAGCTACATGGCTCTGGGATACAAATGAAATTGTCACGAATGAACAAGAAGTTCTTCGCTTCCTACAAGAGAAAAATGTGACAGATCTATACTTACAAATAAATAGGCAAATTCATGTAAATACGTATCGAAGCTTTATTGAAAAGGCAACGAAACTAAATATTAAAGTCCATGCTTTAGATGGTGCACCTACTTGGGCAACTCGTAATGGCAGTAAACAATATAAGCCTTTAATAGATTGGATAAGGAATTACCAATCCCAGGCGACTGCAGATCAAAAGTTTTCAGGAATACATCTCGATGTAGAACCTTATTTATTGGCTGATTGGCAAAAAAATCAGAAGAATACGGTTGAATTTTATCAGCAGTTTGTCATTGACTTTCGATCATTAGCAAATGACTTGAAGATTGAGTATGCTTTAGATATTCCATTCTGGTTTGATGAAATCAACTATCGTAATAAATTTGGAACAGGCCTCTTAAGTGAATGGTTAATTAATCAAACTGACACGGTAACAATAATGGCATACCGCAACTTTGCTGAAGGACCAAATGGAATTATAGATCTTGTAAAAACAGAGGTTGCTTACGCTGAGACAAAGGGAAAGAAAGTTATTATCGCTGTTGAAACAGAACCTTCAAGTGAAGGGACACATATTAGCTTCTCTAGCCTATCAGTGTTAGATCAAGAGCTTCAAAAGGTAATTAATCATTACGAAAAGAATACAAGTTATGCTGGTACGGCGATACATCACTATGCTAGCTGGAAAACACTAATAGAATAAATAATAAAAACTGCTCAGTAACACTCTGAGCAGTTTTATTATTTATTACGGTTGTAAAATCATTGCCTCTAAACGAGGTGTCCCATCTACAATGCCAATTGCTGTTATTGTATAGGCTTCGCCTGCTTTTAGATTTGTATCGCGCAAAGTTAACACAACATTATCAGTTCCAGCTGCTCGAACTTCAAGAGTAACACTACCTGGATCTACTTCAAGGTAATTTGCGATTTGTCCAAAGGATACATTGCTAAATAAAACATCGCCGCCTGCTATAGCAATATCTACAGCTGGAGCATTTGGAGATAAATGCCAAAAACGTACTTTTGACTTGTTTCTTGGGTTTCTTGTTGTATCAACAACCGGAACTAAACGAAGGTTTGCTAATCTACCTGCGGCTGCCACTGTATAGTTACGACCTGATTGTACCTCTACAGTTTCGGTCAAGACTGGATTTGTTGTTTGTCCAGCAGGGTAAATATCAATTCTGTAAGAGCCTGCGGGCACTTCTAAATAAGGACTAATTTGGTAATAAGTAATATTCTCTAACGTCTTCTCACCATTAACATAAACATCAACCTTTGGAGCGTCAGGTGACACATGAAGCACACGGACTTTGGCTGGTGCTCGCCATTCAGGTTGTACCCCATAAGAATTTCGGACATCAACAGGTTGCATTTGGCAAAGCTGTTGCATGCACATAAAGTGCATTTGATAATAATAGATATGTCTTTGTGGATCTAAATA
The Anaerobacillus alkaliphilus DNA segment above includes these coding regions:
- a CDS encoding carbohydrate ABC transporter permease — protein: MENKYTARTFALEIATILLAILFLVPFYYVIVNSLKSFAEILLNASALPTEIKWSNYTVAAERIQYGKVFLNSLIITALSNVVIVVFCSMAAYKLVRSTSKLSNIIFIMFVAAMVIPFQSIMIPLIRVTSNLGLLNSIYGIVIMYLGFGSGLAIFLYHGFIKSIPKELEEAAIIDGCSPFGVFWRIVFPLLKPITVTIVILNSLWIWNDFLLPLLVLQDVSLRTIPLATFYFFGEYTKQWDLALAALVLGIVPLLIFFFLMQKHIIKGITSGSIK
- a CDS encoding ABC transporter substrate-binding protein encodes the protein MKKFSLLALIISFMLLFTACGGNSGTETTSSDTNNQPKQTEKQTDTAKDPVTINMFQFKVEIADDLAKMAKEYEALNPHVKLNIQTVGGGADYGAALKTQFASGNAPDIFNNGGFTEAETWLEHLEDLSDQPWVKHVFENAKAPMTIDGKIYGQPLNLEGYGFIYNKDLFAQAGITELPKTLDELEAAAQKLQDAGITPFSVGYGEWWVIGIHLANIPFAQQDNPDAFIQALNDGTAKIQENDKFKQFMDLFDLTIKFGNSNPLTTDYNTQVTQFAAGQTAMMQQGNWTNNMIYDINPGINIGFLPIPINNDAKAMDKLAVGVPNNWVINKNSPVKEEAKAFLDWMVSSEIGQDYLVNKFKFIPAFDNIKADGLGSLADDILTYSSQDKTLSWNWFKYPDGVANEFGSIMQAYIGGQKTSEQMLTDFQAAWDNLKK
- a CDS encoding sensor histidine kinase, yielding MSIKYKLTIFLLIVTLIPGLTAIVTTYFYTKEKVKDHFIEENVKVISQGKYDIRDYFLSITEIPLSLYANRKFMNVMEQGISNDIDIAQEEVKRSLLNLYFTRKEIEQIYLYVDKGQDAYTVYNTKVSSRGKVENKLLNDYFEKLINERSYFILEPTHDIYSYNNQSDIPRTNVKPVVSFHHALNEVTSGKLLGFISIDIDIAAVKTISDRLYFSEGEQFYLISGNNEVVYSSDSDLIGTFIDDRPWLQQIRQQNEMSFEWKDDSFGGVFVYDQLPAPFEKWMIVKGISNERMYSGAQSIARMNIYILLFFFLLSAFATLLVAIKLISPIKILIENMKKVEKGRLEVDFQSLGKDEFGQLGYHFKSMVNQINELIVRKYRLEIENKSNQIRVLQSQINPHFLYNSLQSIGTIALRNKVPEIYTLITSLSSIMRYSMNIDEDVVPLTKEVNHVNAYLSLQKQRFQERLFYSITVDDELKKIMVPKMILQPVVENYFKHGFEMSNLTGKIDIQILKEKERLTILIEDNGLGVTEERLKEIELMLTKGIKLAKAETTSIGLQNVYERLELYYGEKGLMKVGNREGGGFKVTLAIPLYRIGVEEDESNNR
- a CDS encoding response regulator transcription factor, encoding MKAIIVDDEVHVREGIRLLALWDIFGITDIYEAVDGDEAISLIQKHKPSIIFTDMKMPNKDGISLLKWIQEQQSLTSKTIVISGYDDYQYMRKAITYGSFDYILKPIDPEILNETLEKAVTQLIEEEKKRKLSNVNPFKEAIFLEEEHSSIHEIEAFIRDNYQKEIKLQEISERFFLSREYISRKFKQVYGETISDYVLKIRIENAKVLLKNPTIKVYEISSMIGYQDDKYFRKVFKKQTGITPTEFRNQNER
- a CDS encoding amidase — encoded protein: MKKIVVMFMVVLMVVSGMNAIQAQKPFVVATWLWDTNEIVTNEQEVLRFLQEKNVTDLYLQINRQIHVNTYRSFIEKATKLNIKVHALDGAPTWATRNGSKQYKPLIDWIRNYQSQATADQKFSGIHLDVEPYLLADWQKNQKNTVEFYQQFVIDFRSLANDLKIEYALDIPFWFDEINYRNKFGTGLLSEWLINQTDTVTIMAYRNFAEGPNGIIDLVKTEVAYAETKGKKVIIAVETEPSSEGTHISFSSLSVLDQELQKVINHYEKNTSYAGTAIHHYASWKTLIE
- a CDS encoding DUF4397 domain-containing protein — protein: MYHFYPQYQKVAQDAAMYDLLANYYKYLDPQRHIYYYQMHFMCMQQLCQMQPVDVRNSYGVQPEWRAPAKVRVLHVSPDAPKVDVYVNGEKTLENITYYQISPYLEVPAGSYRIDIYPAGQTTNPVLTETVEVQSGRNYTVAAAGRLANLRLVPVVDTTRNPRNKSKVRFWHLSPNAPAVDIAIAGGDVLFSNVSFGQIANYLEVDPGSVTLEVRAAGTDNVVLTLRDTNLKAGEAYTITAIGIVDGTPRLEAMILQP